Proteins found in one Planctomycetes bacterium MalM25 genomic segment:
- the aspC gene encoding Aspartate aminotransferase, whose amino-acid sequence MFQSIQPAPVDPILGLTDAFKADPNPEKINLGVGVYQDESGVTPVLPSVIEATKRVAATEKTKSYLPIPGAPEYAAAVQRLLFGAEHEIVTGRRAGTAHTPGGTGALRVTGDFLKQNLPGAKLWLTNPTWANHPAIFAAAGVETGSLPYFDPVTNGLDFDSFHAALKELPAGDVVLLHGCCHNPSGIDPTAEQWKAIADTLAERGVLPVLDFAYQGFGDGVQEDAAGLREFCRAGAELIVCSSFSKNFGLYRERVGAVTFVSADADTRATVESQMKRVIRTNYSNPPAHGAALVSTILDDAPLAAQWETELAEMRNRINGMRTLLVEKLAAAFAERGGAAVDYSFIQRQKGMFSFSGLTKDQVAKLRDEHAIYLVGSGRINVAGVSEKNVDRLGTAIAAVQRG is encoded by the coding sequence ATGTTCCAGTCGATTCAGCCCGCCCCGGTCGATCCGATCCTCGGCCTCACCGACGCTTTCAAGGCGGACCCGAACCCGGAGAAGATCAACCTGGGCGTGGGCGTGTACCAGGACGAGTCGGGCGTCACGCCGGTGCTGCCCTCCGTCATCGAGGCGACCAAACGCGTTGCGGCGACCGAGAAGACGAAGTCCTACCTGCCGATCCCCGGCGCGCCGGAGTACGCGGCCGCCGTGCAGCGGCTGCTGTTCGGCGCCGAGCACGAGATCGTCACCGGCCGCCGCGCCGGCACGGCCCACACACCGGGCGGTACGGGCGCGTTGCGGGTGACCGGCGATTTCTTGAAGCAGAACCTGCCGGGCGCGAAGCTCTGGCTCACGAACCCGACCTGGGCGAACCACCCGGCGATCTTCGCCGCCGCGGGCGTCGAGACCGGTTCGCTGCCGTACTTCGACCCGGTGACCAACGGGCTCGACTTTGATTCCTTCCACGCGGCGCTCAAAGAGCTACCCGCGGGCGACGTCGTCCTGCTGCACGGCTGCTGCCACAACCCGAGCGGCATCGACCCGACGGCGGAGCAGTGGAAGGCGATCGCCGACACGCTCGCCGAGCGGGGCGTGCTGCCGGTTCTCGACTTCGCCTACCAAGGCTTCGGCGACGGCGTGCAAGAGGACGCCGCCGGGCTACGCGAGTTCTGCCGCGCCGGGGCGGAGCTGATCGTGTGCAGCTCGTTCTCGAAGAACTTCGGGTTGTATCGCGAACGGGTCGGCGCGGTGACGTTCGTCTCCGCCGACGCCGACACGCGCGCCACGGTCGAGAGCCAGATGAAGCGGGTCATCCGCACGAACTACTCGAACCCGCCGGCGCACGGCGCGGCGCTGGTGAGCACCATCCTCGACGACGCCCCCCTCGCCGCGCAGTGGGAGACCGAGCTCGCCGAGATGCGCAACCGGATCAACGGCATGCGGACCCTGCTGGTCGAGAAGCTCGCCGCCGCGTTTGCAGAGCGGGGGGGCGCCGCGGTCGACTACTCGTTCATCCAGCGGCAGAAGGGCATGTTCTCGTTCAGCGGCCTGACGAAGGATCAGGTCGCGAAGCTCCGCGACGAGCACGCGATCTACCTCGTCGGCTCGGGCCGCATCAACGTGGCGGGCGTCAGCGAGAAGAACGTCGACCGCCTGGGCACGGCGATCGCCGCGGTGCAGCGGGGCTAG
- the ino1 gene encoding Inositol-3-phosphate synthase codes for MADGKTGLWLVGARGAVATTTAAGLCALQAGHAGDEGLVTQTPPFEGLPLPEWNQLVVGGHEVRNGSLVESARELEAGRVLPPGAADRYAEPLAAIDARVRPGVVFRSGGAIEALADDGNVLLAGTPREAVDRIAADLNEFRETNGLERVVVVLLGSTEPPVDEALLPKSWSAAEASLTDAAGCPFRSSSLYAIGAIEAGAALVNFTPSLGAGCVAIEELAAARGVPHAGSDGKTGETLLKSVLAPMFAMRNLRVDSWVGHNLLGNRDGAVLADPDHKRAKLDSKQRLLAELLGYAPQSHVSIEAIDSLGDWKTAWDHVHFRGFMGVPMTLQFTWQGSDSALAAPLVLDLTRLMDLAQRRGEAGAVEPLAAFFKSPLGAAPHALSDQMARLIAWARA; via the coding sequence ATGGCGGACGGGAAGACAGGCTTGTGGCTCGTGGGAGCCCGCGGAGCCGTGGCGACCACCACGGCGGCGGGCCTCTGCGCCCTGCAAGCGGGCCACGCGGGCGACGAGGGGCTCGTCACGCAGACGCCCCCCTTCGAGGGCCTGCCGCTTCCCGAATGGAACCAACTGGTCGTCGGCGGGCACGAGGTCCGCAACGGGTCGCTCGTCGAGTCGGCGCGCGAACTGGAAGCGGGCCGCGTCCTCCCGCCCGGCGCCGCCGATCGCTACGCCGAACCGCTCGCGGCGATCGACGCGCGGGTCCGCCCCGGCGTGGTTTTCCGCAGCGGCGGGGCCATCGAGGCCCTGGCCGACGACGGAAACGTCCTCCTCGCCGGCACGCCACGCGAGGCGGTCGATCGGATCGCCGCGGATCTCAACGAGTTCCGCGAAACCAACGGCCTGGAACGCGTGGTTGTCGTGCTGCTCGGCTCGACCGAACCCCCCGTCGATGAGGCGTTGTTGCCGAAGTCGTGGTCAGCGGCGGAGGCGTCGCTCACCGACGCCGCGGGGTGCCCCTTCCGTTCGAGCTCGCTCTACGCGATCGGCGCGATCGAGGCGGGCGCGGCGCTCGTGAACTTCACGCCATCGCTCGGCGCGGGGTGCGTGGCGATCGAGGAGTTGGCGGCGGCACGCGGCGTGCCTCACGCCGGCTCGGACGGAAAAACCGGAGAAACTTTGTTGAAATCGGTCCTCGCGCCGATGTTCGCGATGAGGAACTTGCGGGTCGATAGTTGGGTCGGCCACAACCTGCTGGGCAACCGCGACGGCGCCGTTTTGGCAGACCCGGATCACAAGCGCGCGAAGCTCGACAGCAAACAACGCCTGCTCGCCGAGCTGCTCGGTTACGCGCCGCAGAGCCATGTCTCGATCGAGGCGATCGACAGCCTGGGCGATTGGAAGACGGCGTGGGATCACGTCCATTTCCGCGGTTTTATGGGGGTTCCGATGACTCTGCAGTTCACCTGGCAGGGGAGCGACTCGGCCCTCGCGGCGCCGTTGGTGCTCGACCTGACGCGGCTGATGGACCTCGCGCAACGGCGTGGCGAGGCGGGCGCGGTCGAGCCGCTCGCGGCGTTCTTCAAGAGCCCGCTGGGCGCCGCGCCGCACGCGCTCTCCGATCAGATGGCGCGGCTGATCGCCTGGGCGCGCGCTTAG
- a CDS encoding NnrU protein, translated as MARFAAILYALVAYAAFNGWFLYAIGFLGEWIVPKAINDGPACSLGEALAVNLGIVLLFAVQHTIMARSRFKQWWTRIIPAGLERSTFVLITAAILSLLLWQWRPIPGDLWNIQQPVIAGLLRGLMLLGALTVLHTTFLIDHWDLVGLRQAWAYFKGEAPAPPVFKEKSLYRWVRHPMMLGMLVWLWATPHMTWSHLLFAGALTGYVLIGIRVEERSLRQELGESYEEYRNRVPMLLPRFHRS; from the coding sequence ATGGCCCGATTCGCAGCGATTCTTTACGCCCTCGTCGCCTACGCCGCCTTCAACGGCTGGTTCCTGTACGCGATCGGTTTTCTCGGCGAGTGGATCGTGCCGAAGGCGATCAACGATGGCCCCGCCTGCTCGCTCGGCGAGGCGCTGGCGGTGAACCTCGGCATCGTGCTCCTCTTTGCGGTGCAGCACACCATCATGGCCCGCAGCCGCTTCAAGCAGTGGTGGACGCGGATCATCCCGGCGGGGCTCGAACGCAGCACCTTTGTGCTGATCACCGCCGCGATCCTCTCGCTGCTGCTGTGGCAGTGGCGGCCGATCCCGGGCGACCTTTGGAACATCCAGCAGCCGGTTATCGCCGGGTTGCTGCGGGGCCTCATGCTGCTGGGCGCGCTGACCGTGCTCCACACGACCTTTCTGATCGACCATTGGGACCTGGTCGGCTTGCGGCAGGCGTGGGCCTACTTCAAGGGGGAAGCGCCCGCCCCGCCGGTCTTCAAGGAGAAGTCGCTGTACCGCTGGGTGCGGCACCCGATGATGCTCGGCATGCTGGTCTGGCTCTGGGCGACGCCTCACATGACGTGGAGTCACCTGCTGTTCGCCGGCGCGCTGACCGGGTACGTGCTGATCGGCATCCGGGTCGAAGAGCGGAGCCTCCGCCAGGAGCTGGGCGAGAGCTACGAGGAGTACCGTAACCGGGTGCCGATGCTCCTGCCCCGCTTCCACCGCAGTTGA
- a CDS encoding FtsH protease regulator HflK, which translates to MQNNPNAVIALIALVVLGLLASQSFVTVDAGHVGVVKRFSAVQEGVLQPGLHPKLPIITQVVPVETRIKRVEADATASSKDLQIVTSKIVLNYMVDRDQADKLYEQLGVEYPIRIVEPALQESIKATTAQYTAEQLITDRKEVAKQMLADIEQRLESKFLMPTDLSIIDFQFSDDFNRAIEDKQVAQQAALRASNELDRIKIEAEQAQAEASGLAQAELERARAESEAQKMLRDTISPEVLQLRFIERWDGKLPVYSGGDLPALLVPPNSAPVSQ; encoded by the coding sequence ATGCAGAACAACCCGAACGCCGTTATCGCCCTGATCGCCCTGGTGGTGCTCGGCCTGCTGGCCAGCCAGTCGTTCGTCACGGTCGACGCGGGCCACGTCGGGGTCGTGAAACGCTTTAGCGCGGTGCAGGAGGGCGTATTGCAGCCCGGGCTGCACCCGAAACTGCCGATCATCACCCAGGTGGTGCCCGTGGAGACCCGCATCAAGCGCGTCGAAGCCGATGCCACCGCGAGCAGCAAAGACCTGCAGATCGTGACCTCGAAGATCGTGCTGAACTACATGGTTGATCGCGATCAGGCCGACAAGCTCTATGAGCAGCTCGGCGTTGAGTACCCGATACGCATCGTCGAGCCCGCTTTGCAAGAGTCGATCAAAGCGACCACCGCGCAGTACACGGCGGAGCAGTTAATCACCGACCGCAAGGAGGTCGCCAAGCAGATGCTCGCCGACATCGAGCAGCGTCTCGAATCGAAGTTCTTGATGCCGACCGACCTGTCGATCATTGATTTTCAGTTCTCCGATGATTTCAATCGCGCGATCGAGGACAAGCAGGTCGCACAACAGGCGGCCCTGCGGGCGAGCAACGAACTGGATCGAATCAAGATCGAGGCCGAGCAGGCCCAGGCGGAGGCGTCCGGCTTAGCCCAGGCCGAGCTCGAGCGGGCCCGGGCCGAGTCGGAGGCCCAGAAGATGCTCCGCGATACGATCAGCCCCGAGGTCCTGCAGCTCCGGTTCATCGAGCGGTGGGACGGCAAGCTGCCCGTTTACTCCGGAGGCGACCTGCCGGCGTTGCTCGTCCCGCCCAATTCGGCGCCGGTTTCCCAGTGA
- a CDS encoding Endonuclease/Exonuclease/phosphatase family protein, with the protein MKRTPILLLILSMSGTLEAAEPLNVMSFNLRGDFDEGVATDRPNAWLSLSGDSRREVALGLLRGAAPDLLGVQEAYANQVREVDEALPEHAVYAVGRDDGKRAGEHCAIYYRRDRFERLDAGTFWLSNEPATPSTYPGAACPRIASWVRLRDRRHDDASLLVLNTHWDHVSQEACLHSGRMINERLPELASEAALIVLGDLNAVERSEPFRVLIGDGPRRLLDSYRALFPEPSGRERTGHGFRGLEEGWRIDYVLHNNRLEASEAAIVRDAPGGVFPSDHYPVTAVLRYREP; encoded by the coding sequence ATGAAGCGTACGCCTATCCTGCTGCTTATCCTCTCGATGAGTGGGACGCTTGAGGCCGCCGAGCCCCTGAACGTCATGTCGTTCAACCTCCGCGGCGACTTCGACGAGGGGGTCGCCACCGATCGGCCGAACGCCTGGCTCTCGCTCTCGGGCGACTCGCGGCGGGAGGTGGCGCTCGGCCTGCTCCGTGGGGCTGCGCCCGACTTGCTCGGCGTGCAGGAGGCTTACGCGAATCAGGTCCGCGAGGTCGATGAGGCTCTGCCCGAGCACGCCGTCTACGCCGTCGGCCGCGACGACGGCAAGCGGGCGGGCGAGCACTGCGCGATCTACTACCGCCGGGACCGTTTCGAGCGACTCGACGCGGGCACCTTCTGGCTAAGCAACGAACCGGCGACGCCCAGCACCTACCCCGGGGCCGCTTGTCCGCGGATCGCGTCGTGGGTCCGGTTGCGGGACCGTCGGCACGACGACGCGTCCCTTCTGGTGCTCAACACGCATTGGGACCACGTGAGCCAGGAGGCTTGTCTCCACTCCGGACGGATGATCAACGAGCGACTGCCCGAGTTGGCGAGTGAGGCGGCGTTGATTGTTCTGGGCGACCTGAACGCCGTCGAACGGAGCGAGCCGTTCCGGGTGTTGATCGGCGATGGGCCGCGACGGCTCCTCGACAGCTACCGGGCCCTCTTCCCCGAGCCCTCGGGGCGTGAGCGGACCGGCCACGGGTTTCGAGGCCTCGAAGAGGGGTGGCGGATCGACTACGTGCTGCACAACAACCGGCTCGAGGCCTCGGAGGCGGCGATCGTTCGCGATGCTCCCGGGGGGGTCTTCCCTTCGGACCACTACCCGGTGACCGCGGTCTTGCGGTACCGCGAGCCGTGA
- the sigA_4 gene encoding RNA polymerase sigma factor SigA, with the protein MYEALIDTDHDESAVGAGLSAGRSARDEDSGDDDATLRSAVTAGAGRENEADDDDEGTSLFEGEANDSWSDDPVRMYLTQMGEIPLLTRKEEICLARRIEVTRTAFRRKLLACDYVMRAAFKTLDRVHKGELPFDRTVQVSVTDRLEKEQILGRLPHNLRTLAVLLDQNADDYRLATSKSAKAQARKDAWQRLDRRRCRAVKLIEELGLRTQRIEPMILELRKFQRRVEQLQSQIALMKKNRRPMSERKPVIQEYRAILRSLQETPTSLRNRVRQLRRVHTEYQRAKRGLSEGNLRLVVSIAKKYRNRGLSFLDLIQEGNAGLMRAVDKFEYRRGFKFCTYATWWIRQAITRAVADQSRTIRIPVHMVETMSRVRNVSRMLLQKLGREPTLEETAKAAECTIDEARRVLAMSRYPISLDRPVGNSEDSQFGDLLPDNGAENPSVGAAQEMLRGRITDVLKTLSYREREIIKLRYGLGDGYSYTLEEVGHIFKVTRERIRQIEAKAVRKLQQPSRSAELVGFLD; encoded by the coding sequence TTGTACGAAGCCCTGATTGATACCGACCACGACGAATCAGCCGTTGGCGCGGGACTCAGCGCGGGCCGCTCGGCCCGCGATGAGGATTCCGGCGACGACGACGCCACCCTCCGCTCCGCGGTGACCGCCGGCGCGGGCCGCGAGAACGAAGCGGATGACGACGATGAAGGCACCAGCCTCTTCGAGGGCGAGGCGAACGACTCCTGGTCGGACGACCCCGTCCGCATGTACCTCACCCAGATGGGCGAGATCCCGCTGCTGACGCGCAAGGAAGAGATCTGCCTTGCCCGCCGCATCGAGGTCACCCGCACCGCCTTCCGCCGCAAGCTGCTGGCGTGCGACTACGTGATGCGGGCCGCCTTCAAGACGCTCGACCGCGTCCACAAGGGCGAGCTCCCCTTCGACCGCACGGTGCAGGTCAGCGTGACCGACCGCCTGGAGAAGGAGCAGATCCTCGGCCGCCTTCCGCACAACCTGCGGACGCTGGCGGTGCTGCTCGACCAGAACGCCGACGACTACCGCCTGGCGACCAGCAAGTCGGCCAAGGCCCAGGCCCGCAAGGACGCCTGGCAGCGTCTCGACCGCCGGCGTTGCCGCGCCGTGAAGCTGATCGAAGAGCTCGGCCTCCGCACCCAGCGGATCGAGCCGATGATCCTTGAACTCCGCAAGTTCCAACGCCGCGTTGAGCAGCTGCAGAGCCAGATCGCTCTGATGAAGAAGAACCGTCGCCCCATGTCGGAGCGGAAGCCGGTCATCCAAGAGTACCGGGCCATTCTTCGCTCGCTGCAAGAGACCCCCACCAGCCTCCGCAACCGCGTGCGGCAGCTCCGCCGCGTCCACACCGAATACCAACGCGCCAAGCGGGGTCTCTCGGAGGGCAACCTGCGGCTGGTCGTGTCGATCGCCAAGAAGTACCGCAACCGCGGCCTCTCCTTCCTCGACCTGATCCAGGAGGGCAACGCCGGCCTCATGCGGGCGGTCGACAAGTTCGAGTACCGCCGCGGCTTCAAGTTCTGCACGTACGCCACGTGGTGGATCCGCCAGGCGATCACCCGCGCGGTCGCGGACCAGAGCCGCACGATCCGCATCCCGGTCCACATGGTCGAGACCATGAGCCGCGTGCGGAACGTCAGCCGGATGCTGCTGCAGAAGCTCGGCCGCGAGCCGACGCTCGAAGAGACCGCCAAGGCGGCCGAGTGCACCATCGACGAGGCCCGCCGCGTGCTCGCGATGAGCCGCTACCCGATCAGCCTCGACCGCCCCGTGGGCAACAGCGAGGACAGCCAGTTCGGCGACCTGCTGCCGGACAACGGCGCGGAGAACCCGTCGGTCGGCGCCGCGCAGGAGATGCTCCGCGGCCGCATCACCGACGTCCTCAAGACCCTCAGCTACCGCGAGCGCGAGATCATCAAGCTCCGCTACGGCCTCGGCGACGGCTACAGCTACACGCTCGAAGAGGTGGGCCACATCTTCAAAGTGACCCGCGAGCGGATCCGCCAGATCGAAGCGAAGGCCGTCCGCAAGCTCCAACAGCCGAGCCGCTCAGCGGAGCTGGTCGGGTTCTTGGACTGA
- the pimB_2 gene encoding GDP-mannose-dependent alpha-(1-6)-phosphatidylinositol monomannoside mannosyltransferase — protein MRLVHGIPSLDPAGGGPPVVVASLAAAQAAAGAEVTIAHGSAPGSEDRVAQLLKSTPGSEAVRVVHGPFEVGASEAKPDLLCLHGFWEPWLYAASQTAKQQGLPYALTPHGMLHPWSLSQKWLKKKVGMWLRYGAMLRGSLFVHALNRQEEQFIRDLDRSAEIEVIPNGVYPESFQGPEDPGAFRRRHPSIGDAPLALFISRLHFKKGLDILAEAFAIALESAPELRLAVVGPDDGYEAEFRSHLDRRGAASAVVMPGPLYGDDKLAALRDADCFCLPSRQEGFSIAISEALACGTPCVVSHDCNYPEITEAGAGVETSLDPQEVAKALLAVLSDRERAAQMGRAGREMVFERFTWPKIAERALAISRAALAEAESPA, from the coding sequence ATGCGACTGGTCCACGGAATCCCCTCGCTCGATCCCGCCGGCGGGGGCCCGCCGGTCGTGGTCGCTTCGTTGGCCGCGGCCCAAGCGGCGGCGGGCGCGGAGGTCACGATCGCCCACGGCAGTGCGCCCGGATCCGAGGATCGCGTCGCGCAGCTGCTCAAATCGACGCCGGGATCCGAGGCGGTGCGGGTCGTTCACGGCCCGTTCGAGGTCGGCGCGTCCGAGGCGAAGCCCGACCTGCTCTGCCTGCACGGCTTCTGGGAGCCCTGGCTCTACGCCGCCTCGCAAACGGCGAAGCAGCAAGGCCTCCCTTACGCCCTCACGCCGCACGGCATGCTGCATCCCTGGTCGCTCAGCCAGAAGTGGTTGAAGAAGAAGGTTGGCATGTGGCTCCGGTACGGGGCGATGCTCCGTGGTTCGCTGTTCGTTCACGCGCTCAACCGGCAAGAAGAACAGTTCATCCGCGATCTCGATCGCTCGGCGGAGATTGAGGTGATCCCCAACGGAGTCTACCCCGAGTCCTTCCAAGGGCCCGAAGACCCGGGCGCGTTTCGGCGGCGTCACCCATCGATCGGCGACGCGCCGTTGGCGCTGTTTATCTCGCGTCTGCACTTCAAGAAGGGGCTCGACATCCTGGCCGAGGCGTTCGCCATCGCCTTGGAGTCGGCCCCGGAGCTGCGGCTGGCGGTGGTCGGGCCCGACGACGGGTACGAGGCCGAGTTCCGCAGCCACCTCGACAGGCGGGGCGCCGCCTCGGCGGTGGTGATGCCCGGGCCGCTGTACGGGGACGACAAGCTCGCCGCGCTGCGCGACGCCGACTGCTTCTGCCTGCCGAGCCGGCAGGAGGGGTTCTCGATCGCCATCAGCGAGGCGCTCGCCTGCGGCACGCCGTGCGTGGTGAGCCACGATTGCAACTACCCCGAGATCACCGAAGCGGGGGCGGGCGTGGAGACGTCGCTCGATCCGCAGGAGGTCGCCAAGGCGCTGCTGGCCGTCCTCTCCGATCGGGAACGGGCGGCCCAAATGGGCCGGGCCGGGCGTGAGATGGTCTTTGAACGCTTCACCTGGCCGAAGATCGCCGAGCGGGCGTTGGCGATCTCGCGGGCAGCGCTCGCGGAAGCGGAAAGCCCCGCCTGA
- the desVI gene encoding dTDP-3-amino-3,4,6-trideoxy-alpha-D-glucopyranose, with protein sequence MPDVIPGNLYDYPKYYDLVFGSDWKAEFDFLTAVFAKHGKLPRGAEAKRLLEPACGTGRLMYRFGKAGRVVAGNDLNAKAVAFCNERLGRQGLPKSAVVGDMSDFALDDFAKVKGVGKRPFDAAFNTINSFRHLPTEKAAEGHLRCVAEALRPGGVYVLGLHLTPTKGEPEADEESWSARRGALSVVSHMWSEGIDRRRRVETVGMSFDVYTPTKSFRLVDQTGFRTYTARQMADLIQRVGAYEVAAVYDFAYDLEEPIEIDGETEDVVYVLRKK encoded by the coding sequence ATGCCCGACGTCATCCCCGGCAACCTGTACGACTACCCGAAGTACTACGACCTCGTCTTCGGGTCGGATTGGAAGGCGGAGTTCGACTTTCTCACGGCCGTGTTCGCGAAGCACGGCAAGCTGCCGCGGGGGGCGGAGGCGAAGCGGCTCTTGGAGCCCGCTTGCGGGACGGGGCGGTTGATGTACCGCTTCGGCAAGGCGGGGCGGGTCGTCGCCGGGAACGATCTCAACGCGAAGGCGGTCGCGTTCTGCAACGAGCGGCTGGGGCGGCAGGGCTTGCCCAAGTCGGCCGTCGTGGGCGACATGAGCGACTTCGCGCTCGACGACTTCGCCAAGGTGAAGGGTGTGGGCAAGCGGCCCTTCGACGCGGCGTTCAACACGATCAACAGCTTCCGCCACCTGCCCACGGAGAAGGCGGCCGAGGGGCACCTGCGGTGTGTCGCCGAGGCGCTGCGGCCGGGGGGCGTCTACGTGCTCGGCCTGCACCTCACGCCGACCAAGGGGGAGCCCGAGGCGGACGAGGAGAGCTGGTCGGCTAGGCGGGGGGCGCTGTCGGTGGTGTCGCACATGTGGAGCGAGGGGATCGACCGTCGGCGTCGGGTTGAAACGGTTGGGATGAGTTTCGACGTTTACACGCCCACAAAGTCGTTCCGGTTGGTCGATCAGACCGGTTTTCGGACCTACACGGCCCGCCAGATGGCCGATCTGATTCAGAGAGTCGGTGCCTACGAGGTGGCCGCCGTGTACGATTTCGCTTACGACTTGGAGGAGCCGATCGAGATCGACGGCGAGACCGAGGACGTGGTGTACGTGCTCCGTAAGAAGTGA
- the era gene encoding GTPase Era has product MTNTPPNADVEAALAGVEQAIAQIEGCDPAERDALIAELRELRDLADKLKHERVEIAVFGEISTGKSALINALAGRDVAGVSVRGGWTKEVWRLDWEAPATVTPGLEESGLVLVDTPGLNEVDGEQRADMARDAAERADLVLLVTDSDLNETEFSALEQIASLHKPILLVVNKIDLYTEDELADLKRSLTSERVTKLVGGEENVVFASADPRETEYLIEQPDGSTRSEWRQPEPNIEGVRARVLELLVDEGKTLVALNAAMYAADRSDRVAALRVRMRSNRADQVVWSYAGAKALAVAMNPWAVADVAGGVAVDVAMVATLAGVYGIPITTENARDLVLAITKAAGWLVLGELLVSAGSSFFKGVTFGGSTVLTAIPQGAAAGYGSYLVGQAARYYFEQGGSWGEGGPKRVVTKILENLDKASIVDRLKDEIRQKLSRNKHGAEK; this is encoded by the coding sequence ATGACCAACACGCCCCCCAACGCCGACGTCGAAGCCGCCCTCGCCGGGGTGGAGCAGGCGATTGCGCAGATCGAGGGGTGCGACCCGGCCGAGCGCGACGCGCTGATCGCCGAGCTGCGGGAGCTGCGCGACCTGGCCGACAAGCTCAAGCACGAGCGGGTCGAGATCGCCGTGTTCGGCGAGATCAGCACCGGCAAGAGCGCCCTGATCAACGCCCTCGCGGGGCGCGACGTGGCCGGCGTGAGCGTCCGCGGCGGGTGGACCAAGGAGGTCTGGCGGCTCGATTGGGAGGCGCCCGCCACCGTGACGCCGGGGCTCGAGGAATCGGGCCTCGTGCTGGTCGACACGCCGGGGCTCAACGAGGTCGACGGCGAGCAGCGCGCCGACATGGCCCGCGACGCGGCCGAGCGGGCCGACCTGGTCCTCTTGGTGACCGACAGCGACCTGAACGAGACCGAGTTCTCCGCGCTGGAGCAGATCGCCTCGCTGCACAAGCCGATCCTGCTGGTCGTCAATAAGATCGACCTCTACACCGAGGACGAGCTGGCCGACCTGAAGCGGTCGCTCACGTCCGAACGCGTGACGAAGCTCGTTGGCGGGGAGGAGAACGTCGTCTTCGCGTCGGCCGACCCGCGCGAGACCGAGTACCTGATCGAACAGCCCGACGGCTCGACACGCAGCGAGTGGCGCCAGCCCGAGCCCAACATCGAGGGCGTCCGCGCCCGGGTGCTCGAGCTGCTTGTCGACGAGGGGAAAACGCTCGTCGCCCTCAACGCGGCGATGTACGCCGCCGATCGCAGCGACCGCGTCGCCGCGCTGCGGGTGCGGATGCGTTCCAACCGGGCCGACCAAGTCGTTTGGAGCTACGCCGGCGCGAAGGCGCTGGCGGTCGCCATGAACCCGTGGGCCGTGGCCGACGTGGCGGGGGGCGTGGCGGTCGACGTCGCGATGGTCGCCACCCTCGCCGGCGTGTACGGCATCCCGATCACCACCGAGAACGCTCGCGATCTGGTGCTCGCCATCACGAAGGCGGCGGGCTGGCTCGTGCTGGGCGAGCTGCTGGTCAGCGCCGGCTCGTCGTTCTTTAAGGGCGTCACCTTCGGCGGCAGCACGGTCCTCACCGCGATCCCCCAGGGCGCCGCCGCGGGCTACGGCAGCTACCTCGTCGGCCAGGCGGCCCGCTACTACTTCGAGCAGGGGGGCTCGTGGGGCGAGGGGGGGCCGAAGCGCGTCGTCACGAAGATCCTCGAGAACCTCGACAAGGCGTCGATCGTCGACCGCCTCAAAGACGAGATCCGTCAGAAGCTGTCGCGCAACAAGCACGGCGCCGAGAAGTGA